The Deltaproteobacteria bacterium region TTGGGTGAATGGGCGCCGTCATCTGGACGTCCCCAGCCAAGAAGCAGTATATCTTCACACGCCAGTATCTTGTGAAAGAGCCCCACAATGGGAATTGAACCCCCTTCCCGAATGAAAAGAGGGGCTCTGGAGAAACCCTGTTCAATGGCTCTTTTGGCGGCCTGCACTGCCGGGCGATCGCGGGAGACCAGCACAGGGTCGGAGCCGTGAAGTTCTTCTATTTTCACCTCGACCCCGGCTGGGGCAAGTGACGCCACGAAGTCCTTGAAGAGAGCATTTATGGTTTCAGCACGCTGATTCGGCACCAGACGCATGCTCACTTTGGCCCCAGCCCTGGCAGGAATGATGGTCTTGGCACCTTCGCCGCTGAAGCCGCCCCAGATGCCGTTCACGTCCAATGTGGGCCGGCCTGCCTTGCGCTCTACCACAGTATAGCCATCCTCGCCGGCGAAACAGTGCACTCCCAGGTAGTCGAGCATAGCCTTTTCATCGAAGGGCAGCTCTCTCATTTCCTGACGCTCCCATTCTGCCAATGGCAGGACCTCGTCATAAAAGCCAGGAATGGCTATGCTGCCGTCTGGTCTCTTGAGCTGCGCCACGAGGTGACAGAGGACCTGAATGGGGTTTGCCACCACGCCGCCATAGCTGCCGGAGTGAAGATCGAAACGGGGTCCCTGGACGTCTATCTGCAGATAGCACAATCCCCTGAGGGCGTAGGTGATGGCCGGCATGCCAGGGGCAAACTGAGAACCGTCAGAGATGGCAATGGCGTCAGGTGTCAATTCCAGCCGGTGATCAGAGAGAACATTGGCCAGGTGAGGGCTGCCGATCTCTTCTTCTCCTTCGAGCAGGAACTTGGTATTGAGGGGAAGTTCGCCCCTGGTGCGCAGTATGGCATCCACTGCCTTGAGATAGGTGAAATGCTGTCCCTTGTTGTCAGTGGCGCCCCGAGCATAGACGAAGCCCTGATGCAAACTGGGCTCGAAAGGTGCAGTAATCCACTCGTCCAATGGATCAGCAGGCTGGACATCGTAGTGGCCGTAAATGAGCAGGGTGGGCAGAGATGGGTCCACCAGACGTTCCCCGTAGACCACAGGGTGTCCTGCAGTTTCAATAAGGCGCACCTCGTGTTCGAGGTGCTCGAGCTGTTCTGAGAGCCACCTGGCAGCTCTGTGGATATCAGCAGCATGCTCTGGATCAGTGCTTACGCTGGGAATGCGTAAAAACTCCAGAAGCTCGTCGAGGTAGGCAGTATGTCTGGCCTCGACAAAGGCAAAAATGTCTTGATAATCCATAGAATAACTCCTTCGGCATTGAGAGAAGTTCGTCCTGCTCTGTGGCAGGTTTCTTCGATCTTCGAGGCACAGGTTCATGCCGTCAGTACGCCTGGCTTGACTGCCCCAGGATAACCATACGGCAAAATGAGGATGATGCCTACGATTTTTCTTGACCAGGAGTATTTCGAGATGTTAGCAGAACACACTCTACTGACTGGCATCTTTGACAAAGCGCAGCTAGACTGGGGCCTCTGCCGGCATGAGGTTAGCAGCAGGCTCAGGCAGCCGGGTGCTGGCAACTGTTGAGTCAGCTTTGCTGATGAGCACTCTTGTGCTCCCTTATACAGGGAAGCCGGTGCTGTATGTGCTCTTGCACTAATAATGGCTCTGTTCTAGTGGCGCTCTGAGTCGGCTCCATACGAGTAAGAAAGCTGTCCATGTCCGCACTAACCTGGGTCGTCATTCTTTTCAGTCGGATGGTCCTCAACCTGGGGGTCAGGGTCACCTACCCCTTCTTGCCGGAAATCGCTCGCGGCCTGGACATTCCTTTTCATCAAGCCGGACTGCTGGTTGCGGGCCGTCATGTGGCAGGGCTTACAGCAGTGTTGTGGGGCATGCTCGGAGAACGGCGCGGCTATGTCTCCGGCATGCAGACAGGTCTACTGTTGCTGGTTGTCGGCAGTGCCATAGTGTGGTGGAACAACAGTTTCGTTATCGTGCTTGGCGGCTTTTTGCTGCTCGGCCTGGCCAAGACAGCCTACGATCCCAATGTGCAGGCCTTCGTCAGTGAAAGAGTCCCTTATTCCAGGAGGGCCCGAGCCCTTGGCATCCTGGAGTCGGCCTGGTCTGGCAGCTGGTTTCTTGGCATTCCTCTGTGCGGTATTCTCATTGCCCACCTGGGCTGGCATGGGCCCTTTGCCTTCCTTTGTATAGCATCTTTGCTTGCTGTGGCAGGCACCAGAAAAAGTCAACAGCTGACAAACAGCACGTCCTCTAGCAGTTCTTTGCAGCCTGAGGGGGGCGCGGAAGAGGAGAATTCCACTGTTCGAGAGGTCTATGCCCTAGTTGTTCTAGGGGTAAGTCTTTTCATGGTCTTTGCCAATGAGAATATGGTGATTGTTTATGGGGCCTGGCTGGAACAAACTTTTCACATGGAGGTGGAGAAACTCGGGTTCTTTTCCATTTTGGTGGGCCTGGCTGAACTGGCGGGTGAGTGCACCGTAGTATTCTTTGTGGACCGCATAGGAAAGAAGAGAGCCATATTGATTGGCCTTGCTCTTACGGGCTGCAGCTACATCCTGCTGCCGTTTTGCCAGGGCTCCGTGAAGTTGGCTCTGACGGCCCTGGTGCTGCTCTTCTATTTTTTTGAATTCACTATTGTGTCAATTTTTCCTTATGTGTCCGAACTGGTGCCCTCTAGACGCGGCAGCTGGCTGGCGTACAACTACAGCCTCATGGTGGTCGGTAGATTGGCAGGCTCCATGGTTGGCCCCTACCTGTGGGATCTTACTCAGAATATCTCTTATCTGGCCGTCATCTCCGTGGCAGCGCAGGTTCTAGCGATTGCGCTGCTGTTGGCAGCCCGCAGAAGGCGTTGACATGCGGCTGGATCTTCTCCTGGAAGTGGTGAGTATCGGGCTGAAAAAATTATTGGTCCTGATCCTCGCATCGGGAGGACCGCAACGCTGATTTCCTTGTGAGACGGGCCCTTCCCTGGACCTTGCAGCTGGTCGGTTGATTTGCTGCGCGAAACTGTTCCGAGACACGTTAGCTTTCCCCCCTCTGTTGTTGTTGCCGCAGGGCCATGACCTCGGAACGTGTTATCAGCGCTTCCACATCAGGGCAGTATCTTTCTATGTTTTGTCTACCGTTCATCTCCTCCCGGTCTACCAGGACAACGACCTTTGCCACCTGGAGCGACACCTGCTGCATGGCCTCGATTGCCTTTATAGTGGAGCCGCCGGTGGTGATGACATCGTCCACTACCACCACCCTGTCGGCTGCAGTGAATTCTCCTTCCACTGTGGCAGGAATTCCATGATCCTTTTTCTCTTTGCGGACGATGAGTTCTCTGATGGGCTTGCCCTCCAGCTGTGAGATGAGGGATACCGCCCCGGAGATGGGCACCGCTCCGAGTTCCAAACCTCCTATGGCGGAGACGTCCAGGTGCTTGATTTTGGCGAAGATTAAACGCCCGATGAGTTCTTTTCCTTCTGGATGGAGCATGGTGGGCTTGCAGTTGAAGTAAAAATTGCTCGTACCACCTGAGACCAGTTTGAAAATTGGCTCTGGGGCATATTTGAACGATTTCTCCAGTATGATCTCCAGCAATCTTTTTTTCATCCTGCCAGTATTCCTTTCAAGAGGGAATAGTGTCATTGTTGCTGCGCTTTCCAGATAATTGCCTTCGGGGTGCATACTTCAGGACTGTACCGCATTTGCGCGCTCGTTTCTGCAGAGATTATCTGCTTCTCCGTGGTGTCAAAATAGTATAGAGGATTGCTGCCTGATGCAACCCTGTTTCTCTGGTGGCAGCCTCGGGAAGGGACATGGAAAATGGTACCCCGACAGGTCTGCTCTCGGGATGGCCATTGTTTTCCCACTTGACCACACGTCCTGCTAGCAGGTATAGGCATAGCCATAAACGGCTGCAACTTTCTGAGGAGAAGTGCTTTCATGGAAGCAAAGGACCGACTAATATTTCCTCTTGATGTTTCGACCAGTGACCAGGCTTTGCAGCTGGTTTCCTTGCTGGATCAACATGTGGGTGTCTTCAAGATAGGCCTGGAGCTTTTTGTGGCTAATGGGCCAAAGATCGTGGAACAGATCGCCGAGGCAACTGCTGCCGGGATCTTTCTTGATCTCAAGCTTCATGATATCCCCGCAACGGTTCAGGGAGCCATCCAGCATGCATGCCGCCTGAAGGGCGTAAACTTTATTACAGTCCATTGTGTCCCCAAGCTCATGGAGGCGGCGGTGAGTGCGGCCTCTGCCCGGGTAAAGATTCTGGCGGTCACCGTTCTCACCAGTCTCGACACATCTGATCTGCTGGCCCTTGGCATACGGCAGGACTTGGCGGCAGAGCCAGTGCGCCTGGTGGTGCAAAAGGCTGCTATGGCCAGAGAGGCTGGCTGCGCCGGCGTGGTCTGCGCAGGACATGAGGCTGCTGCAGTGAAAGGAAATTTTGCAGATGATTTGCTGGTGATTACCCCCGGAATCCGTCCCAGCTGGCTCGGCAAAGTAGATGATGACCAGAAGCGGGTGGTAACGGCCTTGCAGGCAATCAGGAACGGTGCTGATTATATAGTGGTGGGCCGCCCTATTCGCATGGCTGCAGATCCAGTGAGAGCGGCAGCGCGAGTGGTGCGAGAGATCGAGCAGGGTCTGAGCCCGGATGTGCCATGATTTCCGCTTTGACCGGGCATCAACCATGGTGGTAGGGTTTGCTCTTGCCGGGTCATCTGCCCGGCCTATGGGGGGAGACGAAGAGCGGTGCACAAACACGAAGAATACATGGCAGAAGCCATTGCCGAAGCAAGAAAAGGCCTTGCGGCGGGTGAAGTGCCGGTAGGAGCGGTGGTGCTCAGCGCGGAGGGCCGACTGGTGGCTCGAGCTCATAATCAACCTATTGGTCTGCTTGACCCGAGTGCTCATGCCGAGATTCTGGTTCTGCGGAGGGCCTCACAGCAGCTGGGAAACTACAGGCTGCCGGGTTGTACGCTCTATGTAACCCTGGAGCCGTGCGTCATGTGCGCTGGAGCCCTGATTCTGGCAAGGTCGGCCTGCATAGTCTATGGGGCAGCCGACTCCAGAGGTGGAGCACTGGAGTCGGTGTACCAGATAGGCAGCGACGGTCTACTCAACCACCGCTTGCAAATAATCTCTGGGGTAATGGCAGAAGAGAGCCGGGCGCTGCTGCAGGATTTTTTCCGCTGCCGACGAAAAGGAGGTTTCGAACTATAAAGAGTTTTGCTACAATCACTGTGGACTATCTGGGACAATTTCGGTGGAGAGGTACCGAAGTGGTCGTAACGGGGTCGACTCGAAATCGACTTGTCCGGTGAAGAGCCGGGCACGTGGGTTCGAATCCCACCCTCTCCGCCAGCCACATAAAACTTTGACGATACACGGCAAACAGGCAAGAGGAGAACAGGCGCTGTCAACAATAGAGAAGTTTGTGGAGGGAAATGAGCTGAATTCTGCCAGGCACCAGATGTAAGCTTTCAGCGGAGAGATGCCCGAGTTGGCCGAAGGGGCACGACTGGAAATCGTGTGTTCCGCCACAAGCGGAACCGTGGGTTCGAATCCCACTCTCTCCGCCATTTCTTTTCCTCTTTTTTGTTATTCTTCCTTGTAGTCCAGGAGGGCTAAATAGTCTTGGTGGCGGAATGGTCTTGCCTGGAAGCGCATCATTGAGACGAGGCTGGCACAGGTAACATTGGTGTCCACCTTCTCCGGTGAGGCGGGGTGTGGCCAGAAATAATACAGGCTGTCTGGCCACTGCTAGTGAGGCGATTTTCCTATGAGCTATCTTGTGCTTGCTCGCAAGTGGAGACCGCAGCGTTTCGAGGAGGTCATCGGTCAACCGCATGTGGTGCAGACTCTGCAGAATGCAATAGCGGGCCGCATGATCGCCCACGCCTATCTGTTCACTGGCGTTAGAGGGGTAGGCAAAACATCCGTGGCCCGCATCCTTGCCAAAGCGTTGAATTGCAGAAAAGGTCCCTCGCCTACCCCATGCAACGAG contains the following coding sequences:
- a CDS encoding dipeptidase, giving the protein MDYQDIFAFVEARHTAYLDELLEFLRIPSVSTDPEHAADIHRAARWLSEQLEHLEHEVRLIETAGHPVVYGERLVDPSLPTLLIYGHYDVQPADPLDEWITAPFEPSLHQGFVYARGATDNKGQHFTYLKAVDAILRTRGELPLNTKFLLEGEEEIGSPHLANVLSDHRLELTPDAIAISDGSQFAPGMPAITYALRGLCYLQIDVQGPRFDLHSGSYGGVVANPIQVLCHLVAQLKRPDGSIAIPGFYDEVLPLAEWERQEMRELPFDEKAMLDYLGVHCFAGEDGYTVVERKAGRPTLDVNGIWGGFSGEGAKTIIPARAGAKVSMRLVPNQRAETINALFKDFVASLAPAGVEVKIEELHGSDPVLVSRDRPAVQAAKRAIEQGFSRAPLFIREGGSIPIVGLFHKILACEDILLLGWGRPDDGAHSPNERFSVADFQSGIRSAAALFFELAASLGSADS
- a CDS encoding MFS transporter; this translates as MSALTWVVILFSRMVLNLGVRVTYPFLPEIARGLDIPFHQAGLLVAGRHVAGLTAVLWGMLGERRGYVSGMQTGLLLLVVGSAIVWWNNSFVIVLGGFLLLGLAKTAYDPNVQAFVSERVPYSRRARALGILESAWSGSWFLGIPLCGILIAHLGWHGPFAFLCIASLLAVAGTRKSQQLTNSTSSSSSLQPEGGAEEENSTVREVYALVVLGVSLFMVFANENMVIVYGAWLEQTFHMEVEKLGFFSILVGLAELAGECTVVFFVDRIGKKRAILIGLALTGCSYILLPFCQGSVKLALTALVLLFYFFEFTIVSIFPYVSELVPSRRGSWLAYNYSLMVVGRLAGSMVGPYLWDLTQNISYLAVISVAAQVLAIALLLAARRRR
- the pyrE gene encoding orotate phosphoribosyltransferase, with translation MKKRLLEIILEKSFKYAPEPIFKLVSGGTSNFYFNCKPTMLHPEGKELIGRLIFAKIKHLDVSAIGGLELGAVPISGAVSLISQLEGKPIRELIVRKEKKDHGIPATVEGEFTAADRVVVVDDVITTGGSTIKAIEAMQQVSLQVAKVVVLVDREEMNGRQNIERYCPDVEALITRSEVMALRQQQQRGES
- the pyrF gene encoding orotidine-5'-phosphate decarboxylase, producing MEAKDRLIFPLDVSTSDQALQLVSLLDQHVGVFKIGLELFVANGPKIVEQIAEATAAGIFLDLKLHDIPATVQGAIQHACRLKGVNFITVHCVPKLMEAAVSAASARVKILAVTVLTSLDTSDLLALGIRQDLAAEPVRLVVQKAAMAREAGCAGVVCAGHEAAAVKGNFADDLLVITPGIRPSWLGKVDDDQKRVVTALQAIRNGADYIVVGRPIRMAADPVRAAARVVREIEQGLSPDVP
- a CDS encoding nucleoside deaminase, whose product is MAEAIAEARKGLAAGEVPVGAVVLSAEGRLVARAHNQPIGLLDPSAHAEILVLRRASQQLGNYRLPGCTLYVTLEPCVMCAGALILARSACIVYGAADSRGGALESVYQIGSDGLLNHRLQIISGVMAEESRALLQDFFRCRRKGGFEL